One region of Oxalobacteraceae bacterium OTU3CAMAD1 genomic DNA includes:
- the fliE gene encoding flagellar hook-basal body complex protein FliE, whose protein sequence is MKTGGIDSSQIQAMIAQLKAHATRPSLTPPVIQTEAPAVPKAQFSDALEKSLAAVNASQVKAADMGKRFAMGDDSVSLSDTMIAMQKASINFQATIQVRNKLVSSYHEIMNMQV, encoded by the coding sequence ATGAAAACAGGTGGCATCGACAGCAGCCAGATCCAGGCCATGATCGCCCAGTTGAAGGCGCACGCCACGCGCCCGAGCCTGACGCCGCCGGTGATCCAGACCGAGGCGCCGGCCGTACCGAAGGCGCAGTTCTCGGACGCCTTGGAAAAGTCGCTGGCGGCGGTCAACGCCAGCCAGGTCAAGGCGGCCGACATGGGCAAGCGCTTCGCCATGGGCGACGACAGCGTCAGCCTGTCGGACACGATGATCGCCATGCAAAAGGCCAGTATTAACTTCCAGGCAACGATTCAGGTGCGCAACAAGCTCGTATCGTCGTACCACGAAATCATGAATATGCAAGTCTAA